One Candidatus Saganbacteria bacterium genomic region harbors:
- a CDS encoding HD domain-containing protein: MAMPIVRSGAASGQKSYPIILRPPDIRVQALGLTPRQADFLGSVFPYLTNPPQLGIFASFDAVCRRLASSDPNPNLALVVRAQEYAWNAHSGKFRKSGEPFAAHPAAVAEILAYELGVKDPEIISGGLLHDVVEDTKITIQEIKAAFGKRVARLVDAVTKIDSFESAEVERAQVETYQKILLGMKRDIAVILIKLADRLHNMRTLIHLSPNARKRMAKETLDIYVPLANALGLGLEKRELEDLSFQYLMPDEFKRTKFGIDKLRAENKKLFAPALATIQDALKSFGAEIGLSPRTYYEHYNISFKRGENPGEAFDAQSISITVPTEQDCYAILPIIYGLYRPIEGSIKNYIANPKPNTYQGIHVWLAVSGAGVLRVQIRTPEMNDTADRGFLTVSSEDWWKLQPTFFNQLLHILNERGLDVKKIINGIGQVSFRIKVYTPRMKRLELPYGSTVLDFAFSVHGDIGLSAISARINGVDRPLACQLKEGDVVRIIKGAADPTPEWFRWTALSESHRKLRSYFSNLLAFNKAHARKLAVKALNDMLKEKGLHLTAAGIMKDIPLRKALFSELTNSFKDLEIAKLNDLFTAILLGKLSPLDVALKIEELFARYIQKLKAKKRKPLALKITFNFADRIGLYSDISKEIGDVGINIEANSARSVRGRGRGTVTVYVYAAFQQRQLFDIFSGYTRGGGDRFNIRKVRENKPQTPS; encoded by the coding sequence ATGGCTATGCCAATAGTTCGCTCCGGTGCTGCATCGGGGCAAAAAAGTTATCCAATAATATTGAGGCCGCCTGACATTCGCGTGCAAGCCCTCGGCTTAACTCCAAGGCAGGCGGATTTTCTTGGGAGCGTATTCCCATATTTAACAAACCCGCCTCAATTAGGCATCTTTGCTTCGTTTGATGCGGTCTGCCGCCGCCTTGCATCATCTGATCCTAACCCAAATTTGGCGCTTGTCGTGAGGGCTCAAGAATACGCATGGAATGCGCACAGTGGCAAATTTAGAAAATCCGGGGAACCCTTTGCCGCGCATCCTGCTGCAGTTGCCGAAATTTTGGCATACGAGTTAGGAGTTAAAGACCCTGAAATAATATCAGGGGGGCTGCTTCATGACGTGGTCGAAGATACGAAAATTACAATCCAGGAAATAAAAGCCGCTTTCGGCAAAAGAGTGGCAAGGTTGGTTGATGCTGTTACAAAAATTGATTCATTTGAATCTGCGGAGGTCGAGCGCGCGCAAGTCGAAACATATCAGAAAATCTTGCTTGGCATGAAAAGGGATATAGCGGTTATCCTGATAAAATTAGCTGACCGCCTCCATAATATGCGCACATTAATACATCTTAGCCCTAACGCAAGGAAAAGGATGGCAAAGGAAACACTAGATATTTATGTGCCGCTTGCAAATGCATTAGGGCTTGGATTGGAAAAAAGAGAACTTGAAGATCTGTCTTTCCAATATCTAATGCCTGATGAATTTAAAAGAACAAAATTTGGGATCGATAAGTTAAGAGCTGAAAACAAAAAATTATTTGCGCCGGCGCTCGCAACAATACAGGATGCATTAAAAAGTTTTGGGGCAGAAATCGGTCTCTCTCCAAGAACTTATTATGAGCACTATAATATTTCTTTTAAGCGCGGCGAAAATCCGGGAGAAGCTTTTGATGCACAATCAATATCGATAACAGTCCCAACTGAACAAGATTGCTATGCGATCCTTCCCATTATTTATGGATTATATCGGCCCATTGAGGGAAGCATAAAGAACTATATCGCGAATCCCAAGCCAAACACGTACCAAGGGATACATGTATGGCTTGCAGTTTCAGGCGCAGGGGTGCTAAGGGTCCAGATCAGGACGCCTGAAATGAACGATACAGCCGATCGAGGATTCTTAACTGTTTCGTCAGAAGATTGGTGGAAGCTTCAACCGACGTTTTTCAATCAATTATTACACATTTTGAATGAAAGAGGGCTCGATGTTAAAAAAATCATTAATGGAATCGGACAGGTTTCTTTTCGCATTAAAGTTTATACCCCGAGGATGAAGAGGCTCGAGCTTCCGTATGGCTCAACTGTGCTTGATTTTGCCTTCAGCGTGCATGGGGATATAGGGCTTTCCGCAATAAGCGCCAGAATAAATGGCGTAGACCGGCCGTTAGCTTGTCAACTCAAAGAAGGAGATGTTGTCAGAATTATCAAGGGTGCCGCGGATCCAACGCCTGAATGGTTCAGGTGGACGGCCTTGTCAGAAAGCCACAGGAAGCTTCGCTCATATTTTTCCAACCTCTTGGCTTTTAATAAGGCCCACGCGCGAAAACTGGCGGTTAAGGCGCTAAATGATATGCTTAAAGAAAAAGGGCTTCATCTGACGGCTGCGGGAATAATGAAAGACATTCCTTTAAGGAAAGCCTTATTTTCGGAATTAACAAATTCATTTAAAGATTTAGAAATAGCCAAACTTAATGACCTGTTTACCGCCATACTGCTTGGAAAACTTTCTCCGCTCGACGTCGCGCTCAAAATTGAAGAGTTATTCGCAAGATATATCCAAAAATTAAAAGCGAAAAAGAGAAAGCCGCTTGCATTAAAAATAACATTCAATTTCGCGGATAGGATAGGCCTCTATAGCGATATCTCGAAAGAAATAGGCGATGTTGGGATAAATATTGAAGCAAATAGCGCCAGATCTGTTAGAGGCAGGGGAAGAGGGACCGTAACAGTTTATGTTTACGCAGCTTTCCAGCAAAGACAATTATTTGATATCTTTTCGGGTTATACAAGAGGAGGGGGCGATCGGTTTAATATCAGAAAGGTTAGAGAAAATAAACCGCAAACCCCCAGTTAG